Part of the Salvelinus namaycush isolate Seneca chromosome 25, SaNama_1.0, whole genome shotgun sequence genome is shown below.
tctaatATTTCTACCAATGGGTTCCCTTCTTTGCacggcattggaaaacctccttggtctttggttgaatctttttgaaattcactgctcaacttaggtaccatacagataattgtatgtgcagggtacagagatgaggtagtcattgaaAAAATAATGTCAAACATTATTGTACACAGTGATTCCATGTGACTTGTTTAGCAAATTGACTCCTGAACATGTTTAGGCTTGCCattaacaaatgggttgaatCCAGTGACACAATCtaaattttaaaacattttaaattcatgctgtaacacaacaaaatgtggaacatgtaaaggggtgtgaatactttctgaaaggaACTGTACTTTTATATATGGCTCATTAGTTACTTTGCTCAATGGTCCCGTTTTTCTTCCCCTCAGCAACTGCACACGCTGGAGAAGGATCTAGTGTCAGCCTGTGACCTCCTGGGGGTCGGGGCAGAGTATGCCCGGGTAGTGGGCTCCGAGTACACCAGGTAGTGTATCATGGTACAACACAAGTTGAACCATTTGAGCAGTTCTCGTCATGTCCGTACATTTGTCAAGGTGTTGTTTTACTGCTCTGATGATGACTAGTGTTGTAGTCTGGTTATACGATGTTACTGAACCTTGTTTTCTATCCTCCCACACAGAGCCCTCTTTCTATTGAGTAAAGGAATGGTAAGTTGAGAAACATACTGATCATCTCAAGATTCTCTCATGATGATGAATTCAAATGAAGTAATGATCATTTTTATGACAAATTCAATATTAAATTCTGCTGGAGGCACTTGGACCATTGCTTCCTGAACTGTTTTAATGAAAGTCTCGATGCCCACctaataaacaaaacaaatgttATGTTGTGCTGTTTAATTAAAGGGATAATCCACCCCAATCCACAAATTCCTAAGATTAACAGTGTTAAATAACACAatgttcccttttttttttttttttaagaaaagtGAAATGTCACCCTGTGTGTTTGTCTAAAGCTGCTGCTGATGGAGAGGAAGCTTGGGGAGGTGCACCCCCTGCTGACTCTGTGTGGGACCATCGTGGAGAACTGGCAGGGAAACCCCATCCAGAAGGAGTCCCTCAGGGTGTTCTTCCTGGTGCTACAGGTCACACACTACCTGGATGCTGGACAGGTACAGAATCAATATCGCCTTTTATTCGCCAAGAACATTTACACATACCAGgatagacatatatatatatatatatatatatatatatatatagttgaagtcagacgtttacatactttagccaaatacatttacactcagtttttcacaattcctgacatttaatcctggtaaaaatttgctgtcttaggtcagttaggatcaccactttattttcagaatgtgaattgtcagaataattgtagagtgatttatttcagcttttatttctttcatcacattcccagtgggtcagaagtttacatacactcaattagtatttggtagcattgcttttttaaattgttgaatttgggtcaaatgtttcgggtagccttccacaagcttcccacaataagttgggtgaattttggcccattccttctgacagagctggtgtaactgagtcaggtttgtaggccttcttgctcacacgctttttcagttctgcccacaacattTTTGTAGGATTGAgattagggctttgtgatgtccactccaatactttgactttgttgtccataagccattttgccacaactttggaagtatgcttggggtcattgtccatttggaagacccatttgcgaccaaggtttaacttcctgactgatgtcttgagatgctgcttcaatatatccacatacttttctttcctcatgatgccatctatttagtgaagtgcaccagtccctcctgcagcaaagcacccccacaacatgatgctgccacccccgtgcttcacggttgggatggtgttcttcggcttgcaagcttccccctttttcctccaaacataacgatggtcattatggccaaacagttctatttttgtttcatcagaccagaggacatttctccaaaaagtatgaggtttgtccccatgtgcagttgcaagccgtagtctggcttttttatgttggttttggagcattggcttcttccttgctgagcggcctttcaggttatgtcgatataggacttgtttaactgtggatatagatacttttgtacctgtttcctccagcatcttcacaatgtcctttgctgctgttctgggattgattgcacttttcgcaccaaagtacgttcatctctaggagacagaacgtgtctccttcctgagcggtatgacggctacgttgtcccatggtgtttatacttgcgtacatttgtttgtacagataccttcaggcgtttggaaattgctcccaatgatgaaccagacttgtgaaggtctacaaaaaaaaaatggctgatttctttagatttttccaatgatgtcaagcaaagaggcactgagtttgaaggtaggccttgaaatacatccacaggtacacctccaattgactcaaatgatgtcaattagccaatcagaagcttctaaagccatgacaaaaAATTtagaaattttccaagctgtttaaaggcacattcaacttagtgtatggaaacttctgacccaccggaattgtgatacagtgaattataagtgaaataatctgtctgtaaacaattgttggaaaaattacttgtcatgcacaaagtagatgtcctaaccaacttgccaaaaccatagttggttatcaagaaatgtgtggagtggttgaaaaacgagttttaatgactccaacctaagtgtatgtaaacttccgacttcaactgtgtgtatgtgtgatatATATGACAGGAATTCACACTCTCTagatacagtagctatatacactTAACAGGCAGGGTATGGCCTGAGTAATCATCGCGAAGGCCTGCGTTCTGTATTTGAGTGTGGTCACTGGTCACAAAATATAAGGGCCTGTTATTGAAACCTGTTTGAAATGGGACTTAATCAACACGACAGGAACCAGGAGCAATAAGCACGCAGAGATTAAGTCATGCAACGCTCAGGCATTATTTCATACGTAGCCCCACTTGTAAAAGTACATAACTGATGTGATGAATGCATTTCATTTGGGCTGATAGGTGAAGAGTGTGAAGCCGTGTCTGAAGCAGCTGCAGCAGTGCATCCAGACCATCTCTACACTCCACGACGATGAGATCCTACCCAGCAACCCTGCCGACCTGTTCCACTGGCTGCCCAAGGAGCACATGTGTGTCCTCGTCTACCTGGTGGGATACAGACACGGCGCATGACCTTTGACCTCTATGGGTCATATTGCTGTCACTACATAGGTTAAAAAAGggatttaactttttttttttttcacaggTGACGGTCATGCACTCCATGCAAGCAGGCTACCTGGAGAAGGCCCAGAAATACACAGACAAAGCACTCATGCAGCTGGAAAAGCTCAAAAGTAAGTCAATGGAATCCTCACCAGAGAATTACATATAGaggtaatttaataggatctctgtgatCCTCAACCATACCCTCAACAGCTCCCAGTGCTTTTTTCTTCttcagcagcagtagtagtattcatgtgtttgttgttgtattgttgttATCTAGTGCTGGACTCCAGCCCCATCCTCTCCACATTCCAAGTCATCCTACTGGAGCATATCATTATGTGTCGACTCGTCACTGGTCACAAGGCCACGGCACTGCAGGAGGTATGGAACTAGCTTAACATGCACATTCATTCGTGTATACAGATAGTTGGACTGAAGCGCACATGACCTGCTTGATTTTTCCATCTTCCCCTATTCTCAGATCTCTCAGGTGTGTCAGCTGTGCGCTCAGTCCCCGAGGTTGTTCACCAACCACGCATCCCAGCTACACACCCTGCTAGTGAGTATAAGTGATTGTAATTTTTTTCTCCAGATTTTTCAAGACTTTTAATGTGATTTCTTATATCTATACGTTATAAATGAAATGGACAGGCAGTCATTTTGTCCTGATTTTCTATGTTGTTCCAATCACATCCCTTATCGCGCTTGTGGTCTGTTCCAGGGTCTGTACTGCATCTCCGTGAACTGCATGGATAACGCAGAGGCGCAGTTCACTGCTGCCCTGCGCGTGAGTGATGTGAGTGTGTCTTAAGATACCTATTGGCAAAATTTGAGTGACCTCTTCATTTTATAGTTCTTGTTGTGTTTACTGAAATACGTGTTTCACTCTTCCAGCTGACGACGCACCAGGAACTGTGGGCCTTCATCGTGACCAACTTGGCCAGCGTCTACATCAGGGAAGGCAACAGGCACCAGGAGGTCAGAGGGCATCGGCTGTATTCAGAATCGCAGGGTTGTTGTGATGAATGGCACTTCTTGACTTGGGTCTAACGTCCCTTTTTTTGTTATAACAGCTTTATAGCCTGTTGGAGAGGATAAACCCAGATCACAACTTCCCTGTCAGGTAAGAGAATGTGTTGTATATGTTTGTCTATGTATTTTGGCAGCTCCAAGTGCAATCTTGCGATGTTTGAGTCTAAATGGACTCCTTTGCCCCTCCCGTTCCAGCTCTCATTGTCTGCGAGCAGCAGCCTTCTACATCCGTggactcctctccttcttccaggGACGATACAATGAGGCCAAGTAAGTTCACCTATGACTTACCAGACATTGTAGCAACAATTTGTTTATGTTTCCAATACATGACATACAAATAATATCTTCAACACACACACTTTGAATACCTGCTCAGTTGGAAAGAAAGCCTAAGAGCACAACTGTGAAGCCTAAACAAAGAAATGTGTGTACGACTGTGTCCCGTTAGGCGGTTCCTGAGGGAGACTCTGAAGATGTCCAATGCTGAAGACCTGAATCGTCTGACCGCATGCTCTCTGGTCCTACTGGGCCATATCTTCTACGTGCTGGGGAACCACCGGGTGAGATCACATCTCAGGGCACTCCGGGGTTTtatagcagtgtttcccaaaccacATAATGCCTCAGAGCAATGCTAGGAGGTGTGATTCAATCTGAACCATGCATTTGGTGCTTTGTTTCCTCCAGGAGAGCAACAACATGGTTGTTCCAGCTATGCAGTTGGCCAGCAAGATCCCTGACATGTCAGTCCAGCTCTGGTCCTCAGCTCTGCTTAAGGGTAAGAcgacgtctgtctgtctgtctgtctgtgtgtgtgtggtactgacTGGGAATGTGTGTTTTCCTCCCTGTAGATCTGAACAAGGCGTGTGGGAACACGATAGATGCCCACGAGGCGGCTCAGATGCACCAGAACTTCTCCCAGCAGCTCCTGCAGGACCACATTGCTGCCTGCAGTCTCCCTGAGCACAACCTCATCAGTGTAAGGATCCATCAATCAAGCTATCAATATGTGTATATAATTAATGCACAGCCTTCTAAAACATAACTTCATTAGGATAAGAACTCATCAATCGATATCAGTTAGTCATCATACATCAATATTTTTGTACTGCACCATGGTGAATATTTATCCACCCACAATGTCcaacatatacactaccggtcaacagttttagaacacctactcattcaagggtttttctttatttgtactattttctacattgtagaataatagtgaagacatcaaaactatgaaataacacatggaatcatgtagtaaccaaataagtgttaaacaaatcaaaatgtattttatatttaagattcttcaaatagccaccctttgccttgatgacagtcaGATAGCGCTTGACGGTTTTTGCAGCTGCACTTGAAGatactttaaaagttcttgaaatgttccgtattgactgaccttcatgtcttaaagtaattatggactgtttctcttttcttatttgagctgttcttgccataatatggacttggtatttcaccaaatagggctgtcttctgtatactacccctacctagtcacaacacaactgattggctcaaacgcattaagaatgaaagaaattccacaaattaacatttaacaaggcacacctgttaattgaaatgcattccaggtgactacctcatgaagctggttgagagaatgccaagagtgtgcaaagctgtcaaggcaaagggtggctactttgaagaatctcaaatataaactctattttgatttaacacttttgtggttactacgtgatttcatagttttgatgtcttcactattattctacaatgtagaacatagtcaaaataaaaacccttaaatgagtaggcgttctaaaacttttgaccagtaacGTACATGCACAGCTAAAGGAATTAATGTGAGACAGTGAGCTGATGGACTGAGTGTTGTTGCAGTGGACGGATGGACCACCTCCAGTGGGCCAGTTCCAGGCACAGAACGGACCCACTACCAGCCTGGCCAGCCTGCTCTGAGCACCACCACGCCATGAAAGGATGAGAGATGAAGGGACAGgatgagagaggaagggacaAGTAGGAGGATAGAGCAGTGAAGGGAAAGAAAAGAAGAGGGAGACTCGTATGCTGCTGATCTGCATACAGCCTGGATGCCGGTCTGTTTGAACATTGTTGTTACCATGCCAACGAGAAGCGCCAACTAATGCTGAAATGGAatactacagagagagagaacctcagACTGCCACTGGACACTTAATGAAAGTAGAGTACCTTATAGAGTTGAAACCTCACATCTAATCTTTTTTTTCTCAAGTTTTTACTGATATCCACATGGCAGTCAAAGCTAGCTTTTTGGTCTAGCTGGTGGTGTGTATGGTTGACTTTGAATTGCGGACAACAAGGGTTCCGTAGGTttttacacacagagagaaaagacACTGCCTGTAGCCCACGCTCAAAGCAGAACAATAAACCAGTGAGAAGACAGTCACTGGAGCACATGTGAGAGAACTTAAAATAATGGTTAGGCCCTACACAACAACAGTCCTAGTGGGCAATAAAGGCATTGGATTGGGTGAATATTTTAATGTTGTTTTTACTCCAATTTTTAATGGCAACAGTGTTGGCACCCCCCTTTTTTTTTGCGTCTAAAAAGTATTG
Proteins encoded:
- the LOC120020130 gene encoding MAU2 chromatid cohesion factor homolog codes for the protein MRCIHQSKVKEIISWTARFVDNDPPTVRAERNASCQYIHNLCQCQFTQFNHNIQKSESITDPSSVPWTKLSLNSGSRVIATVAFVSKMATSGDAPESWYLALLGFAEHFRTSSPPKIRLCVHCLQAVFQFKPPQRVEARTHLQLGSVLYHHTKNTELARSHLEKAWFISQQIPQFEDVKFEAASLLSELYCQQNLVDSAKPLLRKAIQISQQTPYWHCRLLFQLAQLHTLEKDLVSACDLLGVGAEYARVVGSEYTRALFLLSKGMLLLMERKLGEVHPLLTLCGTIVENWQGNPIQKESLRVFFLVLQVTHYLDAGQVKSVKPCLKQLQQCIQTISTLHDDEILPSNPADLFHWLPKEHMCVLVYLVTVMHSMQAGYLEKAQKYTDKALMQLEKLKMLDSSPILSTFQVILLEHIIMCRLVTGHKATALQEISQVCQLCAQSPRLFTNHASQLHTLLGLYCISVNCMDNAEAQFTAALRVSDLTTHQELWAFIVTNLASVYIREGNRHQELYSLLERINPDHNFPVSSHCLRAAAFYIRGLLSFFQGRYNEAKRFLRETLKMSNAEDLNRLTACSLVLLGHIFYVLGNHRESNNMVVPAMQLASKIPDMSVQLWSSALLKDLNKACGNTIDAHEAAQMHQNFSQQLLQDHIAACSLPEHNLISWTDGPPPVGQFQAQNGPTTSLASLL